In Serinicoccus marinus DSM 15273, the genomic stretch GCGACGACGCGGGGCGGGTGCTGCTGTGCGAGCTGACCTACAAGCAGGACTGGGACCTGCCCGGCGGCGTGGTCGACCCCGACGAGTCGCCGCGCGCCACCCTGGCCCGGGAGATCCGTGAGGAGCTGGGGCTGGAGCTCCCGGTCGGTGACCTGCTCGCGGTCAACTGGCTGCCGCGCTACAAGCAGTGGACCGACGCGCTGCTGCTGGTCTTCGACCTCGGGGTCCGGCCCGGCGTGACCGACGAGGCGGTCCTGCAGCGCACCGAGCTGCGGGCTTTGCACTGGGTCGAGCCGCGGCACCTCGAGGGCCGCGTCGCGCCCTACGTCGCCCGCCACCTGGCCTCGATCGGGTCCGGTGAGGCGGCCGGGCTGGTGCTGGAGGACGGCATACCGACGCAGGAGTGAGGCTGGCAGGATGCCGTCATGAGACTCCGTGACGTCCAGACCGCCCGCACCACCACCGCCGTCCGCGAGGCCGGTGACCCCGGCTCGCCGACCGTCGTGCTCATCCACGGCAACGTGTCGTCGTCGGCCTTCTTCGACGTGCTCATCGAGGAGCTCGCCGCCGACTTCCACGTGCTCGCGCCCGACTTCCGGGGGTATGGCGACTCCGCCCGGGCCACGATCGACGCCACCCGGGGCATGGCGGACCTGTCCGACGACGTCGCGGCGGTCCTCGACACGTTGGGCGTGGAGGGGGCGGTAGACGTGCTGGGCTGGTCGGCGGGCGGCAACGTCGCGCTCCAGCTGGCGATGGACCACCCGGGCCGGGTGCGGCGGCTGGTGCTGGAGGCGCCGGGCAGCCCGTTCGGCTTCGGCGGCAGCACCGGCGAGGACGGTCGCCCGGTCGCCGACGACTTCGCCGGGAGCGGCGGCGGCACCGCCAACCCGCAGTTCTGCGCGGCGCTCGCGGCGGGGGACCGCGGCGAGGAGCCGACGAGCCCGCGCACGACGCTGCGTTCGTTCTATGTCGCGCCCGGCTTCACCTTCGCGCCCGAGGCGGAGGAGGCATACCTCGACGCGATGCTGAAGACGACGGTGGGCGACGACGTCTACCCGGGCGACACCGCGACCAGCGACAACTGGCCGGGCGTGGCGCCGGGGACGACGGGGATGAACAACGCGCTGTCGCCGAAGTACCTCGACCAGTCCGGCTTCGCCGACCTCGACCCGGCGCCGCCGGTGCTGTGGATCCGCGGCGACGCTGACCAGATCGTGTCCGACACCTCGATGTTCGACCTGGCCCAGCTCGGCAAGCTCGGCGCGGTCCCGGGCTACCCCGGCGAGGAGGTCTGCCCGACCCAGCCGATGGTGAGCCAGATGCGGGCGGTACTGCAGGCGGCCGGCGAGTTCACCGAGGTGGTCTACGAGGGCTGCGGCCACAGTCCGCACCTGGAGCAGCCGGAGCGCTTCGTCGACGAGGTCCGCGCCTTCCTCCAGGCCTGAGGGCCGACCGGCCGCACACCGCGCGGCCGGTCAGGACGCGGTCGGCAGCGGCGTGGCCAGCGCGGCGTCGAGGGCGATCGTGATCATGTCGCCGAAGGTCTGCTCGCGCTCCTGGGCGCTCGTCTCCTCGCCGGTGACGATGTGGTCGGACACGGTGCAGATCGCGAGCGCCTGCCGACCGTGCTGCGCGGCGAGGGTGTAGATCTCGGCAGCCTCCATCTCGACCGCGACGACGCCGTACTCCACGACCTTCTGGGTCAGCTCGGGACGGGAGTGATAGAAGCTGTCCGAGGAGAAGACGGTCCCGACCAGATGCGGCGCGTCGGCCGCCTCCGCCGCCTCGACGGCCGCCCGCAGCAGCGCGAAGTCGGCGGTCGCCGGGTAGTGGTAGCCGCTGAAGCGCAGGCTGTTCATGGAGCTGTCGGTCGCCGCGGCCTGGGCGAGGACGACGTCGCGGACCTTCAGCCCCTCGGTGAGCGCCCCGCAGGAGCCGACGCGGACGAGCTGCTGCACGGCATACTCCCTGATCAGCTCGTTGACGTAGATCGACGCGGACGGCTGCCCCATGCCGGTGCCCTGCACCGAGACCTGCTCGCCGCGGTAGGTGCCGGTGAAGCCGAGCATGCCGCGCACCTCGGTGTAGCAGACGGCGTCCTCCAGGAAGTTCTCGGCGATCCAGCGCGCCCGCAGCGGGTCGCCGGGCAGGAGGACACGGGGGGCGATCTGGCCGGGCTCGGCGGCGATGTGGGTGCTCACCGCGCCAGGGTATGCGCTCGCGCCTCTCACCGTCCCCTCATCCGGCTCTCACCCTGCTCTCCTGCGCGGCTGATGGGCTGCGCGGGCGAGAACGAGCCCGAACCGCAGCGCGGTCCGGGCCACGACCGGGGCAACAACGCGCCGGCCCCACAGAGTCGCTCACCGG encodes the following:
- a CDS encoding alpha/beta fold hydrolase, which codes for MRLRDVQTARTTTAVREAGDPGSPTVVLIHGNVSSSAFFDVLIEELAADFHVLAPDFRGYGDSARATIDATRGMADLSDDVAAVLDTLGVEGAVDVLGWSAGGNVALQLAMDHPGRVRRLVLEAPGSPFGFGGSTGEDGRPVADDFAGSGGGTANPQFCAALAAGDRGEEPTSPRTTLRSFYVAPGFTFAPEAEEAYLDAMLKTTVGDDVYPGDTATSDNWPGVAPGTTGMNNALSPKYLDQSGFADLDPAPPVLWIRGDADQIVSDTSMFDLAQLGKLGAVPGYPGEEVCPTQPMVSQMRAVLQAAGEFTEVVYEGCGHSPHLEQPERFVDEVRAFLQA
- the deoD gene encoding purine-nucleoside phosphorylase, encoding MSTHIAAEPGQIAPRVLLPGDPLRARWIAENFLEDAVCYTEVRGMLGFTGTYRGEQVSVQGTGMGQPSASIYVNELIREYAVQQLVRVGSCGALTEGLKVRDVVLAQAAATDSSMNSLRFSGYHYPATADFALLRAAVEAAEAADAPHLVGTVFSSDSFYHSRPELTQKVVEYGVVAVEMEAAEIYTLAAQHGRQALAICTVSDHIVTGEETSAQEREQTFGDMITIALDAALATPLPTAS